The following proteins come from a genomic window of Synechococcus sp. BIOS-E4-1:
- a CDS encoding UvrD-helicase domain-containing protein, which produces MATAGGTRRFEANTYPLTPGVRLLEASAGTGKTFALAHLVLRLVTEKALSLDQLLVVTFTEAAADELRDRIGCRLDSALQGLLKKERNSTLLPETDAVLQNWLEQHGQDSKQRRLLASRLLEALEALERADITTIHGFCRRSLRRQALQNGQAIDLNLDDDPQTLAIQVAHDLWREEVLKLEPGHVAGLMRAGLSPEALTSALQKLDGDCAVRIAEDAEAIAAEQSLCEVFQSWLQSRWELFLDLWHTDGAALEQALRGCAAEWRSVGCSDTKPFSARPRKDRSRELDTWTDHISKTSGHPIHYIEVRNQVLLGAYFHPGTFQKTARSCGEADPNLACPALQAAVADLWDGPAEQTWRHLLIKGLKQLHARRQQCGVVGFSGLLDALDPAQSETAEAWITPLRARYRVVLIDEFQDTDPLQWRLLKTAFTTPNHLLLMVGDPKQAIYRFRGGDLNTYKAARRDADCIDELLDNRRTTPLLMKAMNQLMAPGLRLSELSVPEVIPRSCAQPLPLPKGSSSLQIVDINPDDDDGGSSRTSLEERIPRIATNLILLTLGHDPDLDPSELCILVSRHRQAEDIRAELAAAGLPSRLVSQGDVFTSQGASDLQTFLDALARPAHTGGLRQLAVSSLLQWRSEDLAAADDNGQLDQLASQLQQLAVELPKLGLMGCLARLMDGQTVADLSSRGRLLGDLQQCARLVQDTMHRLGLDASSGADWLRRQRFHPPDTIQEQRQPFSDLAECAIAVVTVHRSKGLQYPVVICPYLWEAPSPGKGPLWRVPPGDNSGSWRVALNAQWGLGHAASHCDLLESRAEAERLAYVAITRAERHLVLFQARAARQEGNPLAPWLEKLADPPGPLISLHRTEINPVLERWHPRVVERNLQCGAVPGHSFDRSWGRSSYSAWISSHGSAKATSPDPRNLEEGRDMDARTGADSERLLFDDQGEPIDPDDSPLGSFPRGAAAGDCLHRILEQIPFDQEIEQENNRALVERELTRSGLETDLVDAVFEGLETLVQAPFGGPLGDLQLRSLHSGRRLHELSFDLPVAHQGRAVQPKQLARAFRIEPNRRFGERYADSLEDLEFLSRGFLTGSIDLVFTDGNDPATARWWVADWKSNWIGERDVNGRPLHCGPRHYSQCAMEEQMYQHHYPLQAHLYLVALHRFLQWRLDGYQPERHLGGYAYVFLRGVSRSGGSGVILEAAPLQRLRALDSVLRGEA; this is translated from the coding sequence ATGGCAACCGCTGGTGGAACGAGACGATTCGAAGCCAATACCTACCCCTTGACGCCCGGCGTTCGACTCCTGGAGGCGAGCGCTGGAACGGGGAAGACCTTCGCCCTGGCCCACCTCGTACTGCGACTGGTGACGGAGAAAGCGTTGAGCCTCGATCAACTGCTTGTGGTGACCTTCACGGAAGCCGCCGCCGATGAGTTGCGCGACAGGATTGGATGTCGTCTTGACTCGGCGCTGCAGGGCCTGCTGAAAAAGGAACGGAACAGCACCCTGTTGCCTGAAACGGATGCAGTCCTGCAGAACTGGCTTGAACAACACGGGCAGGATTCCAAGCAGCGCAGGCTATTGGCCAGTCGACTGCTCGAGGCCCTCGAAGCCCTGGAGCGGGCCGACATCACAACAATCCATGGATTCTGCCGCCGCAGTCTTCGTCGGCAGGCGCTGCAGAACGGTCAGGCCATCGATCTCAACCTTGACGATGATCCACAGACCCTGGCCATCCAGGTGGCTCATGACCTCTGGCGAGAAGAGGTCCTCAAGCTTGAACCTGGACATGTGGCTGGACTGATGCGAGCAGGTCTTTCGCCCGAAGCGCTCACCTCCGCACTCCAGAAGCTTGATGGTGACTGTGCGGTGCGCATCGCAGAAGACGCGGAAGCGATTGCAGCGGAGCAATCTCTTTGTGAGGTGTTTCAGAGCTGGTTGCAGAGCCGCTGGGAGCTCTTCCTCGATCTATGGCACACCGATGGTGCGGCCCTGGAACAAGCCCTTCGAGGCTGCGCCGCTGAATGGAGAAGCGTCGGTTGTAGCGACACCAAGCCTTTCAGTGCCCGCCCCAGAAAAGACCGAAGCCGAGAGCTCGACACTTGGACGGACCACATCAGCAAGACCAGTGGACATCCAATCCACTACATCGAAGTCCGTAACCAGGTGCTTCTCGGTGCTTATTTCCATCCAGGCACCTTTCAGAAAACAGCGCGTTCCTGCGGTGAAGCCGATCCCAACCTTGCCTGTCCCGCACTGCAGGCCGCTGTTGCCGACCTCTGGGACGGACCAGCCGAACAGACCTGGCGCCATCTGCTGATCAAGGGACTGAAGCAGCTCCATGCCCGACGCCAACAATGCGGAGTGGTTGGATTCTCAGGGCTGCTGGACGCACTCGACCCCGCACAGTCAGAAACAGCAGAAGCCTGGATCACGCCTCTGCGAGCGCGTTACCGCGTCGTGCTGATCGATGAATTTCAGGACACCGACCCGCTTCAGTGGAGACTGCTCAAAACCGCCTTCACAACGCCGAACCACCTGCTGCTGATGGTCGGTGACCCCAAACAGGCGATCTACCGCTTCCGAGGTGGAGATCTGAACACCTATAAAGCGGCACGGCGTGATGCGGATTGCATCGATGAACTGCTCGACAACCGCCGCACAACACCGCTACTGATGAAGGCCATGAACCAGCTGATGGCTCCTGGACTTCGGCTCTCCGAACTATCGGTACCCGAAGTCATCCCAAGGTCTTGCGCACAACCACTACCACTACCGAAGGGGAGCTCATCACTCCAGATTGTCGACATCAATCCTGATGACGACGACGGGGGAAGCAGCAGAACTTCACTGGAGGAGCGGATCCCCCGCATTGCAACAAACCTGATCCTGCTCACCCTGGGACACGATCCGGACCTGGATCCCTCCGAACTCTGCATCCTGGTGAGCAGGCATCGTCAGGCCGAAGACATTCGAGCCGAACTGGCGGCTGCCGGTCTACCGAGCCGCCTTGTCAGTCAGGGCGATGTCTTCACCAGCCAAGGAGCCTCCGATCTGCAGACATTTCTTGACGCGCTCGCCCGTCCTGCCCATACCGGTGGCTTACGGCAGTTGGCGGTGTCCTCACTCCTGCAGTGGAGAAGCGAGGATCTAGCAGCCGCCGATGACAACGGTCAGCTGGATCAGCTGGCTTCACAGCTCCAGCAGCTTGCCGTCGAGCTGCCGAAACTGGGACTGATGGGTTGCCTGGCACGCCTGATGGATGGGCAGACCGTGGCAGATCTGTCCAGCCGCGGCCGCTTACTCGGCGACCTTCAGCAATGTGCACGACTCGTGCAGGACACAATGCACCGCCTGGGGTTGGATGCTTCCAGTGGTGCCGACTGGTTGCGACGCCAACGCTTTCACCCTCCAGACACAATCCAGGAACAGCGACAGCCCTTCAGTGATCTGGCCGAATGTGCGATTGCCGTTGTGACTGTTCATCGCAGCAAGGGTCTGCAGTATCCGGTGGTGATCTGCCCCTATTTATGGGAAGCGCCCTCCCCAGGGAAAGGTCCACTGTGGCGTGTGCCCCCGGGGGATAACTCCGGCAGCTGGCGCGTAGCGCTCAATGCTCAATGGGGACTGGGGCACGCGGCCAGTCATTGCGATCTACTTGAAAGTCGAGCGGAAGCAGAACGCCTCGCCTATGTCGCGATCACGCGGGCCGAACGCCATCTTGTTCTGTTTCAGGCCAGGGCAGCACGCCAGGAAGGCAATCCACTCGCACCATGGCTGGAGAAACTCGCTGATCCACCGGGACCGTTGATCAGCCTGCACCGAACCGAAATCAATCCTGTTCTCGAGCGCTGGCACCCCCGAGTTGTTGAACGGAACCTGCAATGTGGTGCAGTGCCAGGTCACAGCTTTGATCGCAGCTGGGGGCGCAGCAGCTATTCGGCCTGGATCTCAAGTCATGGCAGTGCGAAAGCCACCAGCCCGGACCCCCGCAACCTTGAGGAAGGGCGCGACATGGATGCCAGGACCGGCGCAGACTCCGAACGCCTCTTGTTCGATGATCAGGGTGAGCCGATAGATCCGGATGACAGCCCCTTGGGATCATTCCCGAGGGGTGCAGCAGCCGGTGATTGCCTGCACCGCATCCTGGAGCAGATTCCCTTCGATCAAGAGATCGAACAGGAGAACAATCGCGCTCTGGTGGAACGAGAACTGACGCGCTCCGGCCTGGAGACCGACCTGGTTGATGCAGTTTTCGAGGGTCTGGAGACACTGGTGCAAGCCCCCTTTGGAGGACCACTCGGCGATCTGCAGCTGAGGTCACTGCACAGTGGACGACGCCTGCATGAACTCAGTTTTGATTTGCCTGTGGCTCACCAGGGCAGAGCAGTCCAGCCCAAGCAACTGGCGCGTGCCTTTCGCATCGAACCCAACCGACGGTTCGGTGAACGCTATGCCGATTCCCTCGAAGATCTGGAGTTTCTGAGCCGAGGCTTTCTTACCGGCTCCATCGATCTGGTGTTCACAGATGGCAACGACCCCGCCACGGCACGCTGGTGGGTTGCGGACTGGAAAAGCAACTGGATCGGTGAAAGAGATGTAAATGGGCGTCCGCTGCACTGCGGACCACGACACTATTCACAGTGCGCCATGGAGGAGCAGATGTACCAGCATCACTATCCTCTCCAGGCCCATCTCTACCTCGTAGCCCTGCACCGATTTCTGCAGTGGCGGCTGGACGGCTATCAACCTGAGCGACATCTTGGCGGGTACGCCTACGTGTTCCTTCGTGGTGTTTCCAGATCTGGTGGCAGCGGCGTGATTCTTGAAGCCGCACCTCTTCAACGCCTCCGCGCTCTCGATTCTGTTCTGAGAGGTGAGGCCTGA
- a CDS encoding ATP-dependent RecD-like DNA helicase has product MDPRDRTGSSTALSRGMMSMLLRRCPPPAEFGDNELTALNDLVQAMTQALSQGEMSIDLGADGKQPSELETDGWPETHRQVLEASGWLHRDPVLMVMDGDHLLWRRWHQGMETLEQTLIKRSALPPFGNPNGRRSESDIEAMASDQQLNPEQLAAVNAVSNHRVVLLSGGPGTGKTNTVRAMLIQAMADRGDLRIHLAAPTGKAARRLQDAIRCDQRTSELPCTTLHRLLQARPGGFSRHRRNPLALDLLVVDEASMVDLTLAQALMDALPDNAQLLLVGDANQLPPIGVGAVWQHLQKADLQRRFGAAAVRLHQVYRNRGDLARLSSLLCQKGPVAFWADLADLDDEANVHQLLTESSGFPDAVTDAVNQQLEKLRLAANSLDVRADGSPDPEQANALLEHLDALIVLCPRRRGLWGVDSLHRHLVSGTDAGDWPEGLPVLCSDNQMELGLANGDLGLCIGSGETRRLLFRCSDDSGKGVYRLLHPARIRRIEPALALTVHKAQGSEADQVLLLWPPCDDASNTALLYTAITRARHQLTVMRLASLKSSGMLGAIDRQGSV; this is encoded by the coding sequence ATGGATCCACGTGATCGAACAGGTTCCTCAACGGCTCTGAGCAGAGGAATGATGTCGATGCTGCTGCGTCGCTGTCCCCCTCCGGCAGAGTTCGGTGACAACGAGCTCACCGCACTCAACGACCTAGTGCAGGCGATGACCCAGGCCCTCAGCCAGGGAGAAATGAGCATCGATCTGGGAGCCGACGGCAAGCAACCCTCTGAGCTTGAGACCGATGGCTGGCCAGAGACGCACCGACAGGTGCTTGAAGCCAGTGGCTGGCTGCACAGAGACCCTGTGCTGATGGTAATGGACGGGGATCACCTGCTCTGGCGACGTTGGCATCAGGGCATGGAGACACTGGAGCAGACGCTGATCAAACGCAGCGCACTTCCACCCTTCGGTAACCCAAACGGACGTCGCAGTGAGAGTGACATCGAAGCCATGGCTTCAGACCAGCAGTTGAATCCGGAGCAGCTGGCGGCGGTGAACGCCGTCAGCAATCACAGGGTGGTGTTACTGAGTGGAGGGCCTGGTACCGGCAAAACCAACACCGTTCGCGCCATGTTGATTCAAGCCATGGCCGATCGTGGCGACCTGCGCATTCATCTGGCTGCTCCGACAGGCAAAGCGGCACGACGACTGCAGGACGCGATCCGCTGCGATCAACGCACCTCGGAATTGCCCTGCACCACACTGCATCGGCTGCTGCAGGCCAGACCAGGAGGCTTCAGCCGCCATCGCCGCAATCCTCTGGCGCTGGATCTGCTGGTGGTCGACGAAGCGTCAATGGTCGACCTGACCCTGGCGCAGGCACTAATGGATGCTCTGCCAGACAATGCACAGCTGTTGCTTGTTGGTGATGCCAACCAGTTGCCGCCGATCGGAGTGGGAGCTGTCTGGCAGCACCTCCAGAAAGCGGACCTCCAACGGCGATTCGGCGCTGCTGCTGTGCGTCTTCATCAGGTGTACAGAAATCGAGGAGACCTGGCTCGGCTGAGTTCCCTGCTGTGCCAGAAGGGGCCGGTGGCCTTCTGGGCTGATCTCGCTGATCTCGATGACGAGGCCAACGTGCATCAACTGCTGACGGAGTCTTCTGGGTTTCCAGATGCGGTGACGGATGCCGTGAATCAGCAGCTGGAAAAGCTGAGACTGGCGGCCAACAGCCTGGACGTCAGAGCTGATGGCTCTCCAGATCCCGAACAGGCCAATGCCCTGCTGGAGCATCTCGATGCCTTGATCGTGCTTTGTCCGCGACGTCGTGGGTTATGGGGCGTGGACAGTCTTCACCGGCATCTGGTGTCGGGCACTGATGCCGGTGACTGGCCCGAGGGGCTGCCGGTTCTCTGCAGCGACAATCAAATGGAACTGGGTCTTGCCAATGGAGACCTCGGTCTGTGCATTGGCAGTGGCGAGACACGCAGACTGCTGTTCCGATGCAGTGATGACTCCGGCAAAGGGGTTTATCGACTGCTGCACCCCGCCAGAATCCGGCGAATCGAGCCTGCGCTTGCTCTCACCGTCCACAAAGCTCAGGGCAGCGAGGCTGATCAGGTTCTGTTGCTCTGGCCACCTTGCGATGACGCAAGCAACACAGCTCTTCTCTACACCGCTATCACCAGAGCGCGACATCAACTGACTGTGATGCGACTGGCATCTTTGAAGAGCAGCGGCATGCTTGGGGCGATCGATCGTCAGGGGTCGGTGTGA
- a CDS encoding phosphomannose isomerase type II C-terminal cupin domain has protein sequence MTTRVERPWGWYEELAEGPGYKVKRLLVKENARLSLQRHQHRSEHWVIAAGTGSVYCDGAWIDASVGNTFEIPVKAIHRAFGGPGDLLIIEVQQGAILLESDIERLEDDFGRVIN, from the coding sequence GTGACAACGAGAGTGGAGCGTCCCTGGGGTTGGTACGAGGAGCTGGCCGAAGGGCCCGGCTACAAAGTGAAGCGGCTGCTTGTCAAAGAGAACGCACGGCTCAGCCTGCAGCGCCACCAACATCGCAGCGAGCATTGGGTGATTGCCGCTGGCACAGGGTCTGTCTATTGCGATGGCGCCTGGATAGACGCTTCGGTCGGAAACACTTTTGAAATTCCCGTCAAGGCCATTCACCGAGCCTTCGGAGGCCCCGGAGATCTTCTGATTATCGAAGTCCAACAGGGAGCAATTCTGCTGGAGTCCGACATCGAACGACTGGAGGATGACTTCGGCAGGGTGATAAATTAA
- a CDS encoding DEAD/DEAH box helicase — protein MTQTQSQAVEPCAVDLTVSELPQQKVAAEEQNLFSTVIEPSGEGESAANQIPEEPNPSGFAGFGFSEALLKTLEEKGYKEPSPIQKAAIPELMLGRDLVGQAQTGTGKTAAFALPLLERLEGRSNQPRVLVLAPTRELAMQVADSFKAYAAGHPHLNVLAIYGGSDFRSQIHALKRGVDVVVGTPGRVMDHMRQGTLNTSGLRSLVLDEADEMLRMGFIDDVEWILEQLPDQRQVVLFSATMPNEIRRLSKRYLSEPAEITIKTKDREARRIRHRSITLQNAHKLEALNRVLEAVTGEGVIIFARTKAITLTVAESLEASGHDVAVLNGDVPQNQRERTVDRLRKGTVNILVATDVAARGLDVDRIGLVINYDMPFDSEAYVHRIGRTGRAGRTGEAILFITPRERRFVGNLERAVGQAIEPMDIPSNAQINESRLNRLCSRLTQAASAETNEETALLQELIQRVGQENELSMEQLAVAALKLAVGDQPLLVQGDESWLKTPARADRRDDRRDSRGRDRRRVDRESRPPEDNMMRYRVEVGYRDRVKPGNLVGAIANESGLQGRMIGRIQIFDAHSLVDLPKGMPEDVYNALRKLKVMNRELQISQAS, from the coding sequence ATGACCCAGACACAATCGCAGGCTGTAGAGCCCTGCGCAGTGGACCTCACTGTTTCCGAACTTCCTCAACAGAAAGTCGCCGCTGAGGAGCAGAATCTCTTCTCCACCGTGATTGAACCGAGCGGAGAAGGCGAATCAGCTGCAAACCAAATCCCTGAGGAGCCGAATCCTTCCGGCTTTGCCGGATTCGGATTCAGCGAGGCCTTGCTGAAGACTCTGGAAGAAAAGGGCTACAAGGAACCATCCCCGATTCAGAAAGCGGCGATCCCGGAACTCATGCTGGGACGCGATCTAGTCGGCCAGGCTCAGACAGGCACAGGTAAGACGGCTGCCTTCGCGCTTCCCCTGCTGGAACGCCTTGAGGGGCGCAGCAATCAGCCCAGGGTGCTGGTGCTTGCACCCACCCGCGAACTGGCCATGCAGGTGGCCGACTCCTTCAAGGCCTATGCCGCCGGACATCCCCATCTCAATGTGCTGGCGATCTACGGAGGATCCGATTTCAGATCACAGATTCATGCCCTCAAGCGTGGTGTGGATGTGGTGGTCGGTACCCCTGGCAGGGTGATGGACCACATGCGCCAGGGAACGCTCAACACCTCAGGGCTGCGCAGTCTGGTGCTGGATGAAGCCGACGAGATGCTGCGGATGGGCTTCATCGATGATGTGGAGTGGATCCTCGAACAACTGCCTGATCAACGTCAGGTGGTGCTGTTCTCGGCAACGATGCCGAACGAAATCCGCCGTCTCTCAAAGCGCTATCTGAGCGAACCGGCGGAGATCACCATCAAGACCAAAGACCGTGAGGCCAGACGAATCCGCCACAGATCCATCACGCTTCAGAACGCTCACAAACTCGAAGCCCTGAACCGGGTCCTGGAGGCTGTGACCGGGGAAGGCGTGATCATTTTCGCCCGCACTAAGGCCATCACCCTCACCGTGGCTGAGTCCCTGGAGGCATCAGGGCACGATGTTGCGGTTCTCAATGGCGATGTTCCGCAGAACCAGCGCGAACGCACTGTTGATCGCCTGCGCAAGGGCACGGTGAACATCCTTGTGGCCACAGACGTGGCCGCCCGTGGTCTCGATGTGGACCGGATTGGGCTGGTGATCAACTACGACATGCCATTCGACAGCGAGGCTTACGTGCACCGCATCGGGCGCACAGGTCGTGCCGGTCGCACAGGGGAAGCCATCCTGTTCATCACGCCTCGGGAACGTCGCTTTGTCGGCAACCTCGAACGGGCGGTGGGTCAGGCCATTGAACCGATGGACATTCCCAGCAATGCCCAAATCAACGAAAGCAGGCTGAATCGGCTTTGCAGTCGTCTGACTCAGGCGGCTTCAGCCGAAACCAACGAGGAAACAGCGCTGCTGCAGGAGCTGATTCAAAGGGTGGGCCAGGAGAACGAGCTGAGCATGGAGCAGCTGGCAGTTGCAGCACTGAAGCTTGCAGTGGGTGATCAACCTCTGCTGGTTCAAGGTGATGAAAGCTGGCTCAAGACACCTGCCCGCGCCGATCGGCGTGATGATCGGCGTGATTCGCGCGGTCGTGATCGTCGCCGCGTGGATCGGGAATCACGCCCACCCGAGGACAACATGATGCGCTACAGGGTTGAGGTGGGTTATCGCGACCGCGTCAAACCGGGGAACCTCGTCGGTGCGATTGCCAATGAATCAGGCCTTCAAGGGCGAATGATCGGAAGGATTCAGATCTTTGATGCGCACAGCCTTGTGGATCTGCCCAAAGGCATGCCTGAGGATGTGTACAACGCTCTTCGCAAACTGAAAGTCATGAACCGAGAGCTTCAGATCTCTCAAGCCTCCTGA
- a CDS encoding RNA-binding protein, producing MTIYIGNLSFQAEQEDLLDLFSQYGEVKSASLPLDRETGRKRGFGFVEMNTDEDEQKAIDDLQNVEWMGRMIRVNKATPRERGGGGGGGGRGGYGGGGGGSRDGGGYGGGGGNRW from the coding sequence ATGACCATTTACATCGGCAATCTCTCCTTCCAGGCTGAGCAGGAAGACCTGCTTGACCTGTTCAGCCAGTACGGCGAAGTGAAGAGCGCCAGCCTTCCACTCGACAGAGAAACCGGTCGCAAGCGCGGCTTTGGCTTCGTTGAAATGAACACCGACGAGGACGAGCAGAAAGCAATCGACGACCTTCAAAACGTTGAATGGATGGGTCGAATGATCCGTGTCAACAAGGCCACACCTCGTGAGCGCGGTGGCGGTGGCGGTGGCGGCGGTCGCGGTGGTTATGGCGGCGGCGGCGGCGGCAGCCGCGATGGCGGCGGATACGGCGGCGGTGGCGGAAATCGCTGGTGA
- a CDS encoding Nif11-like leader peptide family RiPP precursor: MSEEELKPFLEKVKENSGLLEKLKADSDAVVVMAKDRGAISVDDSKRDELRGNEWKTLSGGWSNADRIKIFDYFSNPPVTIDSQLMHFKAPALKGFLFLCPTPQKKPINQPPNICSSERSWAEMDSF, encoded by the coding sequence ATGTCAGAAGAAGAACTCAAGCCCTTCCTGGAGAAGGTGAAAGAAAATAGCGGTCTTCTGGAAAAACTTAAGGCCGATTCTGATGCAGTCGTTGTAATGGCTAAAGACAGGGGTGCAATTTCTGTTGACGACTCAAAACGGGATGAGCTGCGCGGCAATGAATGGAAGACGTTGTCCGGTGGTTGGAGCAACGCAGATAGAATCAAAATTTTTGATTATTTCAGCAACCCACCTGTAACTATCGATTCCCAGCTTATGCATTTTAAGGCCCCTGCATTGAAAGGTTTTTTATTTCTATGCCCCACCCCTCAAAAAAAGCCCATAAACCAGCCACCAAATATCTGCAGCTCTGAGCGCAGTTGGGCTGAAATGGACAGCTTTTAA
- a CDS encoding Nif11-like leader peptide family natural product precursor: MSLEQLKAFLEKVRGDSCLQDKLKMANSPDEVVDIAKEQGCEFTTDSLNELSEKELEVILGGWRCSVGPQTNKQNWTQALCCQKGQI, from the coding sequence ATGTCCTTGGAACAACTCAAAGCCTTCCTGGAAAAAGTTAGAGGGGACAGCTGTCTCCAGGATAAATTGAAGATGGCGAATTCGCCTGATGAGGTTGTTGATATCGCAAAAGAGCAGGGATGCGAATTTACCACTGACAGTCTTAATGAACTCAGTGAAAAAGAATTAGAAGTTATTCTTGGTGGTTGGAGATGTTCAGTGGGTCCTCAGACGAATAAGCAAAATTGGACGCAAGCTCTGTGTTGTCAAAAAGGCCAGATCTGA
- a CDS encoding Nif11-like leader peptide family natural product precursor: protein MSLEQLKAFLAKIKDDSSLQEKLKATKLPEDVVHIAQGYGYEITANEISKLREDELESLAGGNLQTTVSMAGYVCPSDDTNCPNICP, encoded by the coding sequence ATGTCTTTAGAACAGCTCAAAGCCTTCCTCGCCAAAATCAAGGACGATTCCAGTCTTCAGGAAAAACTAAAAGCAACTAAGTTGCCTGAAGATGTCGTGCATATTGCTCAAGGATATGGTTACGAAATCACCGCTAATGAGATAAGCAAGCTCAGAGAGGACGAACTAGAAAGCTTGGCTGGTGGTAATTTGCAAACAACTGTATCAATGGCGGGGTATGTCTGTCCTTCTGATGATACCAACTGCCCCAATATTTGCCCCTAA
- a CDS encoding ABC transporter ATP-binding protein has product MPHSKPHAIEQAPLIRLFQHLRPYRRRVWCAASCSVINKIFDLAPPVLIALAVDVVVQQDTSWLAQLGATTVLSQLIVLAILSFLVWTAESFFEYLYGLLWRNLAQSAQHSLRLETYDHLQKLEMDFFEHDSSGRLLTVLNDDINQLERFLNHGANEILHLITTVLLVGGLMTALAPGVALFAFLPIPIILWGSLNFQSRLAPRYGDVRRRAGDMASRLTNNIGGMLTIKSFAQEDWELEQLRRESDAYRECNRHAIRISAAFIPLIRFAILFAFLAILLVGGVQARNGVIAVGTYSFLVFITQRLLWPLTTLGRTLDDYQRSMASTNRVLDLIDTPIQIAGGSRCLAADQVHGDIRYELVDFAYRNRPALLNKFNLTIPAGKTLGIVGATGSGKSSLVKLLLRLYPLNSGKIFLDEIPIEQLRLDDLRRSIALVSQDVYLFHGSVAENIAYGAPNASPEEVRAAARKAEALEFIQALPEQFDTIVGERGQRLSGGQRQRIALARAILKNAPVLILDEATAAVDNDTEAAIQRSLMRITANRTTLVIAHRLSTVRHADRIVVMDHGCIVEDGSHEQLLHQAGVYADLWRVQAGLRRDEALIL; this is encoded by the coding sequence ATGCCTCATTCCAAGCCCCATGCCATTGAGCAGGCGCCTCTGATTCGTTTGTTCCAGCATCTGCGCCCCTACCGCCGGAGGGTTTGGTGTGCTGCCAGCTGCTCAGTGATCAACAAAATCTTCGATCTGGCACCACCGGTACTGATCGCTCTCGCCGTGGATGTGGTTGTTCAGCAGGACACGTCCTGGCTTGCTCAACTTGGAGCCACAACGGTGTTGAGTCAGCTGATCGTGCTGGCGATACTGTCTTTCCTGGTCTGGACGGCTGAATCCTTTTTTGAGTATCTGTATGGCCTGCTCTGGCGAAACCTGGCCCAGAGCGCTCAACACAGCCTGCGCCTTGAGACCTATGACCATCTCCAGAAACTGGAGATGGACTTCTTCGAACACGACAGCAGCGGACGGCTGCTCACGGTGCTCAACGATGACATCAATCAGCTTGAGAGATTTCTGAACCATGGCGCCAATGAGATCCTGCATCTCATCACAACAGTGCTGCTGGTAGGTGGTTTGATGACGGCGCTGGCACCAGGTGTGGCGCTCTTCGCCTTCCTGCCGATCCCAATCATTCTCTGGGGCTCGCTGAATTTCCAGAGCCGTCTTGCCCCACGCTACGGCGATGTACGCCGGCGAGCAGGAGACATGGCCTCAAGGCTCACCAACAACATTGGAGGCATGCTCACCATCAAAAGCTTTGCTCAAGAAGATTGGGAGCTTGAGCAGCTACGCCGGGAAAGTGATGCCTACAGGGAGTGCAACCGCCATGCCATCAGGATCTCGGCTGCTTTCATTCCGCTGATCCGTTTCGCCATTCTGTTTGCGTTCTTGGCAATCCTGCTGGTCGGTGGGGTGCAGGCAAGGAATGGCGTGATCGCAGTTGGAACCTACAGCTTTCTTGTCTTCATCACCCAGAGGTTGCTCTGGCCACTCACCACGCTTGGCCGCACACTGGATGACTACCAACGCTCCATGGCCTCAACCAATCGGGTGCTGGATCTGATCGACACACCGATCCAGATCGCGGGTGGAAGCCGCTGCCTCGCCGCAGACCAGGTGCATGGAGACATCCGCTACGAGCTGGTCGATTTTGCCTATCGAAATCGACCAGCTCTGCTGAACAAATTCAACCTGACCATTCCCGCAGGAAAAACACTAGGAATTGTCGGAGCCACCGGTTCAGGCAAAAGCTCGCTGGTGAAACTCCTGCTGAGGCTGTATCCCCTCAATTCAGGGAAAATTTTCCTGGATGAAATCCCGATTGAGCAACTGCGACTCGATGATCTTCGGCGCTCCATCGCGCTTGTCAGTCAGGACGTCTATCTCTTTCACGGCAGCGTGGCTGAGAACATCGCCTATGGAGCACCGAACGCATCGCCGGAAGAGGTGCGTGCCGCCGCTCGAAAGGCCGAAGCGCTTGAGTTCATCCAGGCACTGCCGGAACAGTTCGACACCATCGTGGGAGAAAGAGGACAACGTCTCTCAGGAGGGCAGCGCCAACGCATCGCATTGGCGAGAGCGATCCTGAAGAACGCTCCTGTGTTGATCCTTGATGAAGCAACGGCTGCAGTCGACAACGACACCGAAGCTGCGATCCAGCGTTCACTGATGCGCATCACCGCGAACCGCACCACACTGGTGATTGCCCATCGACTCAGCACAGTTCGACATGCTGATCGCATCGTTGTCATGGATCACGGTTGCATCGTGGAAGACGGAAGCCATGAACAACTGCTGCATCAAGCCGGTGTTTACGCCGATCTCTGGCGCGTTCAGGCCGGACTTCGCCGCGATGAAGCACTGATCCTTTGA